The DNA window CAGCTGACTAGGATGTCTTCAACTGAAGAGCTTCTGAAGCGTCTCGGTGTCTCAATTGACGCCGGGACGCTTCGTCTTGCTCTGACACACCGTTCCTATGCCTACGAAAACGGCGGCATACCCACCAACGAACGCCTCGAGTTCCTCGGCGACTCCATCTTGGGGTTTTCCGTCACCGATGCGCTGTACCGGGACAATCCCTCGCTCCCCGAAGGGGACCTGGCCAAGCGCCGGTCCGCCGTGGTGAGCACGCGGGCACTTGCCGGCATCGGACGCAGCCTCGGCATCGGCGACTACATCTACCTCGGCCAGGGCGAGAAGCTCACCGAGGGCAAGAACAAGGCCTCAATCCTGGCTGACACCATGGAGGCGCTCATCGGGGCGACGTACGTCTCCAACGACATCGAGACCGCACGCCAGCTCGTCATGCGCCTGATCGGACCGCTCCTGAAGGACGCAGCCGCGCTCGGCGCCGGCACCGACTGGAAAACGAGTATCCAGGAGCTCGCGGCCGGCCGGCAGCTCGGCTCGATCTATTACGCCGTGGAGGGCTCCGGCCCGGACCACGCACGCACCTTTGTCGCGGAGCTGCAGATCGGCGGGACGCCGTACGGCAAGGGTTCCGGCCACTCGAAGAAGGAAGCCGAGCAGGAAGCGGCGGCCGACGCCTGGCGGAAGCTATCCGGCATGGACACCGCCGCGGAGCCGCCGGAATCCGCCGCCGGGAGTTAGGCGAACGGTGCCTGAACTTCCCGAGGTCGAGGTGGTCCGCCGCGGCCTGGTGAGCTGGGTCCGTGGCCGGACCATCACCGGCGTCGAGGTCCTGGATCCCAGATCCATCCGTCGCCATGCCCTGGGGCCTGAGGATTTCGCCGGGAACCTCGAGGGCGCAACAGTCCTTGACGTGGTCCGCCGGGGCAAATTCCTGTGGATGCCGCTGCGGGAGGACGGCAGAGCCGGCGACACACCGCACCCGGAAACGGCCGGCATGGCGCCGGGCCTTCCCGCCGTGACCCTGATGGCCCACCTTGGCATGAGCGGCCAGCTCCTGATGCAGGACGACGCCGTCCCGGACGAAAAACACCTGAAGGTCCGCCTCCGGCTGAGTCCGCGCGACGGCATGCCCGCGCAGCTGAGGTTCGTTGACCAGAGGATCTTCGGCGGCCTGTTCGTCACCTCGCTGATCCCCACGGACGACGGCGGCCCCG is part of the Arthrobacter sp. KBS0703 genome and encodes:
- the rnc gene encoding ribonuclease III, producing MSSTEELLKRLGVSIDAGTLRLALTHRSYAYENGGIPTNERLEFLGDSILGFSVTDALYRDNPSLPEGDLAKRRSAVVSTRALAGIGRSLGIGDYIYLGQGEKLTEGKNKASILADTMEALIGATYVSNDIETARQLVMRLIGPLLKDAAALGAGTDWKTSIQELAAGRQLGSIYYAVEGSGPDHARTFVAELQIGGTPYGKGSGHSKKEAEQEAAADAWRKLSGMDTAAEPPESAAGS